Below is a window of Falco peregrinus isolate bFalPer1 chromosome 3, bFalPer1.pri, whole genome shotgun sequence DNA.
tctgcctccctccctgcgGCGCGATGAAAGCCGTGAGTCCTGTCCGACACCCCAGCCGCAAGGCGCAGCCCGGCgtggcgggcggcggcgggggacaCCCGGCCCTGCGGTGCCTGGCCGAGCACAGCGGCTGCAAGGGGAGCCCGCCGTCGGGCGAGGAGCCGGCGGCGCTGTGCCTGCAGTGCGATATGAATGACTGTTACAGCCGGCTGAGGAAGCTGGTGCCCACCATCCCGCCCAACAAGAGGGTCAGCAAAGTGGAGATCCTGCAGCATGTCATCGACTACATCCTCGACCTGCAGCTGGCTCTGGAGACGCACCCGGCGCTGctccggcagcagcagcagcagccgcccgCCCTGCACCCGGGCAGCTACCCCGCGGGCACCCCCAGGACCCCGCTGACAGCCCTCAACACTGACCCGGTAAGAGGTGCGTGCCACGCCACCCGCGGCTCGGGGCGCGGAGCGGGAGGGGGTCAGCGCCGGCCGCCTTGGCAGCCCCCCCTCCGCGGTGGTACCTCACCGCCGCCGGCCCCGTGGCTCTGCCCCTGGAGGGGACGGAGCGTCGGAACGGCCGAGGGTGCGCTGGGGGGTGCCTGCATCCCCCCGGTGCAGGCAGGCACCCGCCCGGTGTTTACCGTGTAATTACGGGCTCTCGAGGGAGCCGCGGTAATCGCCGTGTTTGCACACAGGGAGCTGCCCTGCGCTTCCAGCGCTCcgcggagcgcggcgggggccggcggccccggggctCTGCGCCTTGAGCGCCCACGGCGCGACGTGCTGTGGGATGAGGGGGGGCGGCTCCCCTCCGCGGGACCCCCGTGGCAGCCTGGCGGTGCATGCGGCCGGGCAACGGCGTGCTCAGTGCCCCCGGGGGCTCCCCCGGCTGGGCGGGCAAGCCCGCCGTCCCCGGGGCCGGTACCCGCCTGCGCACCCCCGGTACTCGGGGGCCGCCAGTGCCCTGTGcgcaggggtgggggtgtctggggagtggggggagaTCTCAGTGTCCTTCGCCCCCCTAACTCGCCGTGTCCGTTGCTGCGCAGGCTGGCTCTGTTAACAAGCCGGGGGACAGCATCCTCTGCCGCTGACCGCCGCTCCGCAGGTGAGTGCCGGGGGGGCAGCGCAGGCTCCCGCACCGCCTCTGCCGGGAAGCCTGCCGAAGGGGGGGACCTCAGCCCGGCGAGACATTTTTGCAGGAGGCTgtgggggtttatttttaattacggggtggttattttattttctttaattaccgggtgttgtggtttttttcctttcccccctaCCCCCGGAGCGCTTCTGGCTGCGGCGTGCAGCTGCGCATCCCTCCGCCTGGCCCAGCCTGGGAGCTGCGGTTGTTGTTTGacctggtttgttttgggttgttgaTCAAGCATGTCTTGTGTTTTGTTGGTGGCGCCAGTCGGTCTGGAGCGGAGCGGTTCACACACCCCCTCTATTCATTCCTCTCCCACAGGTGTGCGGAGGCaccgcggggggcgggcggcggggggggtggtgggggccggccccgccgcaccgGAGGAAGGAGCCATCcaacccccccatccccagcaaTTCCCATGCTTCATCCCGGCAGACCCAGCCTTTTCACCGTTTTGCACGTCCGTAGCGGCccccccgtcccgtcccgcccCGTCTCT
It encodes the following:
- the ID4 gene encoding DNA-binding protein inhibitor ID-4 isoform X2; this encodes MKAVSPVRHPSRKAQPGVAGGGGGHPALRCLAEHSGCKGSPPSGEEPAALCLQCDMNDCYSRLRKLVPTIPPNKRVSKVEILQHVIDYILDLQLALETHPALLRQQQQQPPALHPGSYPAGTPRTPLTALNTDPVRGWLC
- the ID4 gene encoding DNA-binding protein inhibitor ID-4 isoform X1 — encoded protein: MKAVSPVRHPSRKAQPGVAGGGGGHPALRCLAEHSGCKGSPPSGEEPAALCLQCDMNDCYSRLRKLVPTIPPNKRVSKVEILQHVIDYILDLQLALETHPALLRQQQQQPPALHPGSYPAGTPRTPLTALNTDPAGSVNKPGDSILCR